Within the Echinicola sp. 20G genome, the region TTCTTGTGTCTGAAGTTTCTGGTCTGAAAGGGAAGAGCATCTCCCATTAGGATATTCTGGTAAGTGCCGTCTTCACTGGGAGCAAAGACTTCCACAAAATCCATGGTTTGATCATAGAATTCCATCAGCCATTTTTTTTCGCTTTCTGGAGTTTTGTCAATGGAAAGCTTTACCCAATAAGTGTGTTCAATATCAAAATCGTTTTTTGAAAAGGCTGGTCTGATCTTAAAATTCCCCTGAAATCTTGGTCGGATAATGTCTTCAAAACCAAGGTTGTTGGTGGTGTCTTCGAAAAATTCCAGCTGCGAAATAGAGAATATTCTTTCGTCCAAATTGTCATCTATCTTGAGTGTAGAACTTCCCGATATCCGCTGAGCAAGGGAAGTGGAGAGTATTCCAAACAAGAATAAAATCGAAATGGAAAAAATCAGCTTCTTAATCATTATTTTGGGAGAATAGGGTTATTGATAGATTCCAGCATAAGTAAAATAATTACTATTTGTTGGAAAAAGACGGTCAAAGTTAAATATTTATGTAACGCTTTGTTTTTTAATACGCTCTTTTTAGGAAGGGGGTTAAATGTAAACGCCATAGGATATGAAAACAGTTGAACCCGGTGAAGTTTCAGTAGGAGAATTTCATGCTTATATGCTAGGGGCCATCGTGCCTCGACCTATAGCCTTTGTAAGTACAGTCGATCGGGACGGGAATGTCAACTTGAGTCCATTTAGTTTTTTTAATGCCTTTGGTTCCAATCCTCCAGTAGTGGTATTCTCTCCATCGAGGAGGGTGAGAGACAATACCACCAAACACAGTTTAGAGAATGTCCTGGAGGTGCCAGAGGTAGTTATCAATATTGTGAATTATGCCATGGTTGAACAGATGTCTCTGGCCAGTACGGAATATGAAAAGGGAATCAATGAATTTCAAAAGGCAGGACTGACAGAAGTAACATCAAAGTTGGTAGCTCCTCCAAGGGTTAAGGAAGCGCCAGTGGCGTTTGAATGCAAGGTGAAAGAAGTGATTTCCCTGGGAGAGGAAGGCGGGGCAGCCAATTTGGTGGTTTGCGAAATTGTTTTGGGACATTTCGATGAACTGATTTTGGATGAGAAAGGAAAGATAGACCCTTTTAAGCTAGATGCGGTGGCAAGAATGGGAGGGAATTGGTATTGCCGAGCAAATGGTGCTTCGCTTTTTGAAATTGAAAAACCCGTCAAAAACAGGGGGATAGGTGTTGATCAGATACCCGATAAGATCAGGTACAGTGTAGTGTTGACAGGTAATGATTTGGGTAAATTGGGAAATGTAGAAATGCTACCTTCTGAAGAAGAAGTCAATTTATACGGAGAATTGAGTGAAATGGAGGAAATACGTATCCGTTTTCAAAATGATGAGGAAAGCCTAATTTTCCATTTGCACGAATACGCCCAAGAGCTGCTCCAAGAAGGCAAGACTGAGGAGGCATGGAAAGTATTGCTGCAACATTATTGATTATAGTCAGCTTATTCTAAAACGTCAGAAGTCTTAGAATCCAAAAGTCTTCCTTTTTCACATTTTAGAATCCTATAGGGGTATTTTTTGAGGAGCTCATGGTTATGAGTGGCCATTAATACTGCCGTGCCCTGTTTATTGATTTCCTGAAAAAGCTTAAAAATACCATCTGCTACTTCTGGGTCAAGATTTCCTGTTGGCTCATCAGCCAATAGAATGGAAGGTTCATTCAAAAGGGCCCTGGCAATGACCACCCGCTGCTGTTCTCCTCCTGACAACTGATGTGGCATTTTGGTGGCTGAACCTCCAAGCCCCACTCTCATCAGGACTTCAACCATTCTGGTTTTCATTTTGGATCTATCTTTCCATCCAGTAGCCTTCATGACAAAGTAGAGGTTTTCTGCTACAGTACGGTCAGTGAAAAGCTGAAAGTCTTGAAAAACAATGCCAAGTTTTCTTCTCAGGTAAGGAATTTCTTTGGTCTTGACATCAGTCAGGTTGTACCCTACGATATTGCCTTGACCCATTTTTAAAGGCAAGTCAGCATAAAGGGTTTTTAGCAGGGAGCTTTTTCCGCTTCCAGTTCTTCCGATTAAAAATACAAATTCATCTTTCTCAATTTGAAAAGTAACATCTTGCAATATGGCTGTAATTCCTTGGAAGATGCAGGCTTTATGTAAACGGACCACTGGGTCATTGGAGAATACCATATATTTTATAATTCTAGCTTTTGTAATTTACCAAAAGGAAGTTCCTTGATCAAAGTTTCCATTTCATCTTTCTTGCCTTCCAAGCCAAACTTTTCAAGGTTTTTAAGGGGACGATCAGCCCTAAAATAGGCGACCAGCACAAAGTTTTCGTCTCTAATCTGGATATAATCAGGGATTTTAGCCTTGCCTTTGACCTTAATGATATACATACATGAATTTTAAGATGAATAAAAGAAAGCGAAATTTAAATTATAACGTCCTCAGAAAAAAATATTCTATTAAGAAAAGCGGAAAATCCTAATTTGTAAAATTGCAAATAATAGGAAATAAAAAACCACCAACCTTAAAAGCCTCCAAAGAGGAAACAGGTTGGTGGAAAAATATAATGTTGAATTGGTTTATTTACCAGCTGCTTTTGCGTGGTCAGCCAAGAATTTGGCCAAACCAGCATCAGTCAAAGGATGGTTCAATAAGCCTGTGATTACATTCAATGGGCAAGTTACCACATCAGCACCAATTTCTGCACATTTGATTAAGTGCATGGTGTGTCTTACAGATGCGGCCAAAACTTGGGTGTCATAACCATAGTTTTGGTAGATGTGAACGATTTGCTCGATCAAATCCAGACCATCAAAAGCGATGTCATCCAATCTTCCGATAAAAGGAGAAAGATAAGTAGCACCAGCTTTGGCAGCCAAGATGGCTTGACCTGGAGAGAATACCAAGGTACAGTTGGTTCTGATACCTTCATTGCTGAAATATTTAATGGCCTTTACACCATCTTTGATCATAGGAACTTTCACTACGATCTTATCGTCAATTTTTGCAAGCTCTTTACCTTCTTTGATCATTCCTTCAAAGTCAGTAGAAATTACCTCTGCGCTTACCTTGTCGTCCACAATGTCACAGATAGCCTTGTAGTGAGCTTTAACATTTTCATCACCGGTGATGCCTTCTTTGGC harbors:
- a CDS encoding flavin reductase family protein, producing MKTVEPGEVSVGEFHAYMLGAIVPRPIAFVSTVDRDGNVNLSPFSFFNAFGSNPPVVVFSPSRRVRDNTTKHSLENVLEVPEVVINIVNYAMVEQMSLASTEYEKGINEFQKAGLTEVTSKLVAPPRVKEAPVAFECKVKEVISLGEEGGAANLVVCEIVLGHFDELILDEKGKIDPFKLDAVARMGGNWYCRANGASLFEIEKPVKNRGIGVDQIPDKIRYSVVLTGNDLGKLGNVEMLPSEEEVNLYGELSEMEEIRIRFQNDEESLIFHLHEYAQELLQEGKTEEAWKVLLQHY
- a CDS encoding cell division ATP-binding protein FtsE; this encodes MVFSNDPVVRLHKACIFQGITAILQDVTFQIEKDEFVFLIGRTGSGKSSLLKTLYADLPLKMGQGNIVGYNLTDVKTKEIPYLRRKLGIVFQDFQLFTDRTVAENLYFVMKATGWKDRSKMKTRMVEVLMRVGLGGSATKMPHQLSGGEQQRVVIARALLNEPSILLADEPTGNLDPEVADGIFKLFQEINKQGTAVLMATHNHELLKKYPYRILKCEKGRLLDSKTSDVLE
- a CDS encoding fructose-6-phosphate aldolase; translation: MYIIKVKGKAKIPDYIQIRDENFVLVAYFRADRPLKNLEKFGLEGKKDEMETLIKELPFGKLQKLEL
- the fsa gene encoding fructose-6-phosphate aldolase codes for the protein MKFFIDTANLDEIKEAYDLGVLDGVTTNPSLMAKEGITGDENVKAHYKAICDIVDDKVSAEVISTDFEGMIKEGKELAKIDDKIVVKVPMIKDGVKAIKYFSNEGIRTNCTLVFSPGQAILAAKAGATYLSPFIGRLDDIAFDGLDLIEQIVHIYQNYGYDTQVLAASVRHTMHLIKCAEIGADVVTCPLNVITGLLNHPLTDAGLAKFLADHAKAAGK